The proteins below come from a single Eubacterium limosum genomic window:
- a CDS encoding 4Fe-4S dicluster domain-containing protein → MKRVYVNEEWCLGCHLCEYQCAFANSGEEDMFKAFNKKEKPLPRIRVEDGVENGEEIHFAVSCRHCKTPYCVKGCITGALSIGEDGVIKIDGTRCVGCRTCIAMCPYGCLVVGHTKTMLKCELCTENGGEPACVKNCPNRAIVFEERGAVNE, encoded by the coding sequence ATGAAACGAGTATATGTAAATGAAGAATGGTGCCTGGGCTGTCACCTTTGCGAATATCAGTGCGCTTTTGCAAACTCCGGTGAGGAGGATATGTTCAAGGCCTTTAATAAAAAAGAAAAACCATTGCCGCGCATCCGTGTGGAGGATGGTGTGGAAAACGGAGAGGAAATCCATTTTGCGGTTTCCTGCCGCCACTGCAAGACACCCTACTGCGTCAAGGGCTGCATAACCGGCGCTTTATCGATCGGGGAAGACGGTGTGATCAAAATCGACGGTACACGCTGTGTGGGCTGCCGTACCTGTATTGCCATGTGCCCATACGGGTGTCTGGTGGTCGGTCACACGAAAACCATGCTGAAATGTGAACTGTGCACGGAAAATGGCGGTGAGCCAGCCTGTGTTAAAAACTGTCCGAACCGTGCCATTGTTTTTGAAGAAAGAGGTGCTGTCAATGAATAA
- a CDS encoding NAD(P)/FAD-dependent oxidoreductase, whose translation MNKTKYLIIGNSAGAIGGVTGIRREDMDGSITIISAEKHHTYSRPLISYWLEGKVSQEKMIYRDEDFYEKNACEVILGTKAERIDVQKKQVYLAGGGSVAYEKLLVATGSVPFVPPIKGKETAKNTFTFTTMDDAAGVGEILDKNSKVVILGAGLIGLKAAEAVVGQCAGVTVVDLADRVLPSVLDTESAEIIEAHLTSQGMVLKLETSITEIGDMEVTLSDGELLLYDILILAVGTRPEMSLVEQAGGKVERGIVTDDHQQTSLKDIYAAGDCTQSYDITSQTAKNMAILPNAYLQGEVAGQNMAGGSAVYEKAFPVNSMGLLGLYMLTAGSCIGESITVKTDESYKKFYTKDGVLKGYIIIGNCDRGGIYTDMIREQIPLETVDMEMLIKEPGLMAFNPGERYAKLSAEH comes from the coding sequence ATGAATAAGACAAAGTATTTGATCATCGGAAATTCCGCCGGAGCCATCGGTGGTGTCACGGGTATCCGCAGAGAAGACATGGACGGCAGCATTACGATTATCAGCGCGGAAAAACACCATACCTATTCAAGACCATTGATCTCCTACTGGCTGGAGGGTAAGGTTTCTCAGGAGAAAATGATTTACCGGGATGAGGATTTTTATGAAAAAAACGCCTGTGAGGTAATACTTGGCACAAAGGCAGAGCGTATTGATGTTCAAAAGAAGCAGGTATACCTGGCAGGCGGCGGGTCTGTCGCCTATGAAAAGCTCTTAGTCGCAACGGGCTCTGTTCCCTTTGTGCCGCCGATCAAGGGCAAGGAAACGGCTAAAAATACCTTTACCTTTACAACCATGGATGACGCGGCTGGCGTGGGTGAGATTCTGGATAAAAATTCTAAAGTCGTCATTTTAGGCGCAGGGCTCATTGGCCTGAAGGCAGCTGAAGCGGTTGTGGGACAGTGCGCGGGTGTGACGGTAGTAGATCTGGCAGACCGGGTGCTGCCCAGTGTTCTGGATACAGAAAGCGCTGAGATTATCGAGGCACATCTGACCAGCCAGGGAATGGTTTTAAAGCTGGAAACCAGTATTACTGAAATCGGCGATATGGAAGTTACACTGAGTGACGGCGAGCTTCTCCTTTATGACATTCTCATTCTGGCGGTGGGAACAAGACCGGAGATGTCACTGGTTGAGCAGGCTGGCGGAAAGGTGGAACGTGGGATTGTGACCGATGATCACCAGCAGACCAGCCTGAAGGATATTTACGCGGCTGGAGACTGCACGCAGAGCTATGATATTACCTCACAGACGGCTAAAAACATGGCGATTCTTCCAAACGCTTATCTGCAGGGTGAGGTGGCAGGACAAAATATGGCCGGTGGCAGCGCGGTGTATGAAAAGGCCTTTCCCGTAAATTCTATGGGGCTTCTGGGCCTGTATATGCTGACGGCAGGCAGCTGCATCGGCGAATCCATCACCGTCAAAACCGATGAAAGCTATAAAAAGTTTTATACAAAGGACGGCGTTTTAAAGGGCTATATCATCATTGGCAACTGTGATCGCGGCGGTATTTATACCGATATGATCCGCGAACAGATCCCGCTGGAGACAGTGGATATGGAAATGCTGATAAAAGAGCCGGGCCTGATGGCTTTTAACCCAGGAGAACGATATGCGAAGCTCAGCGCAGAGCATTAG